The proteins below are encoded in one region of Paracoccus sp. N5:
- a CDS encoding efflux RND transporter permease subunit, with protein MAQFFIRRPVLAWVLSIFIVIAGLLALPQIPVAQYPQVAWPQITVSTSYTGSSPAEINQAVAQPIEDELNGVEGLAYYESVSDSSGSMQITATFEPGTDVARAQVDVQNAVSRVEPLLPQSVVDQGVLIEEAGSGFLMMVALTSDDGSMDDIALGDYINRNVVGEIRRIEGVGSATVFAPERALRIWVDPAKMTGLNLSSAEIVAAVRAQNAQVAAGKVGADPNPIGQQLTATVLIKGQLDSVEEFGKIVLRANPDGSTVLLRDVARLEVGAENYSFASKLNGKPAAALGIQLSTTGNAMNTSEAVHEKMQELARFFPQGVSYQIPYDTTPFVEASIEKVLHTLVEAMVLVFVVMFLFLQNFRYTIIPTIVVPIALAGTVAVMLVAGFSINVLTMFAMVLAIGILVDDAIVVIENVERIMATEGLPPREATQKAMGQISGAIVGITLVLAAVFVPMAFFPGSSGIIYRQFALTMVVSILFSAFLALTLTPALCATFLKPIHGHHEKKGFFGWFNRRFDALTERYSRGVGLVTRRRAVMMLFYVGLVAATAMGFLRLPSSFLPNEDQGFIITDIQTPATASSNRTDEVLATATGIFGGMEPVENVVSIRGFSFSGRGPNAGLMFVTFKDWAERDQSAQDIANAANMQLFGQQDAQAFALSPPPIPGFGTTGGFSFRLQDRGGQGQEALLAAAQQIMAKAQEGGVVTGLRIEGLPSAAQVFVTIDREKANAFGVTFADISATISQYLGSAYINDFPNAGKMQRVVMQAEDDSRMQAEDILKLTVRNANGGMVPFSSFASVNWEQGPSQVVGYNGYPSIRIAGQAAPGYSSGAAMDEMARLAGELPQGFGYEWTGQSLEEIQAGSQATLLYAMSILFVFLLLSGLYESWSIPLSVMLVVPLGVLGCVAAVMLRDMPNDIYFKVGLIAIIGLSAKNAILIVEFAKDLREQGQSLIEAAVTAAKLRFRPILMTSLAFTLGVVPLAIATGPSAASQNAIGTGVIGGMVAATVLAIFFVPVFFVFVLGLFSRLAGGRAQDHETHTATRKAG; from the coding sequence ATGGCACAATTCTTCATCCGCCGGCCGGTGCTGGCCTGGGTGCTGTCGATCTTCATCGTCATCGCCGGCCTTCTGGCGCTGCCGCAGATCCCTGTCGCGCAATATCCGCAGGTGGCCTGGCCGCAGATCACCGTCTCGACCAGCTATACCGGCTCGTCTCCGGCCGAGATCAACCAGGCCGTCGCCCAGCCCATCGAGGACGAGCTGAACGGCGTCGAGGGCCTGGCCTATTACGAATCCGTCTCGGACAGCTCGGGCTCGATGCAGATCACCGCGACCTTCGAGCCGGGCACCGACGTCGCCCGCGCCCAGGTGGACGTGCAGAACGCCGTCTCGCGCGTCGAGCCGCTGTTGCCGCAAAGCGTGGTCGACCAGGGCGTGCTGATCGAAGAGGCCGGCTCGGGCTTTCTGATGATGGTGGCGCTGACCTCGGACGACGGCTCGATGGACGACATCGCGCTTGGCGACTACATCAACCGCAACGTGGTGGGCGAGATCCGCCGCATCGAGGGCGTCGGCAGCGCCACTGTCTTTGCCCCGGAACGCGCGCTGCGCATCTGGGTCGATCCGGCCAAGATGACCGGCTTGAACCTCAGCTCGGCCGAGATCGTCGCAGCGGTGCGCGCCCAGAACGCCCAGGTCGCGGCCGGCAAGGTCGGCGCCGATCCGAACCCCATCGGCCAGCAGCTGACCGCGACCGTGCTGATCAAGGGCCAGCTCGACAGCGTCGAGGAATTCGGCAAGATCGTGCTGCGCGCCAATCCCGACGGCTCGACCGTGCTTTTGCGCGACGTGGCCCGGCTCGAGGTCGGGGCGGAAAACTACAGCTTCGCCTCCAAGCTGAACGGCAAGCCGGCGGCGGCGCTGGGGATCCAGCTTTCGACCACCGGCAACGCCATGAACACCTCGGAAGCGGTGCATGAGAAGATGCAGGAACTGGCGCGCTTCTTCCCGCAGGGCGTCAGCTACCAGATCCCCTATGACACCACCCCCTTCGTCGAGGCCTCGATCGAAAAGGTGCTGCACACGCTGGTCGAGGCGATGGTGCTGGTCTTCGTGGTGATGTTCCTGTTCCTGCAGAACTTCCGCTACACGATCATCCCGACCATCGTCGTGCCCATCGCGCTGGCGGGCACGGTGGCGGTGATGCTGGTCGCGGGATTTTCCATCAACGTGCTGACCATGTTCGCCATGGTGCTGGCCATCGGCATCCTGGTCGACGACGCCATCGTGGTGATCGAGAACGTCGAGCGCATCATGGCGACCGAGGGCCTGCCCCCGCGCGAGGCGACGCAGAAGGCCATGGGCCAGATCTCGGGCGCCATCGTCGGCATCACGCTGGTGCTGGCGGCGGTCTTCGTGCCGATGGCCTTCTTCCCCGGCTCCTCGGGCATCATCTACCGGCAGTTCGCGCTGACCATGGTGGTGTCGATCCTGTTCTCGGCCTTCCTGGCGCTGACGCTGACCCCGGCGCTTTGCGCGACCTTCCTGAAGCCGATCCACGGCCATCACGAGAAGAAGGGCTTCTTCGGCTGGTTCAACCGCCGCTTCGACGCCCTTACCGAACGCTATAGCCGCGGCGTCGGGCTGGTCACGCGCCGGCGCGCGGTGATGATGCTGTTCTATGTCGGGCTGGTCGCGGCCACCGCCATGGGCTTCCTGCGCCTGCCCTCCAGCTTCCTGCCGAACGAGGACCAGGGCTTCATCATCACCGACATCCAGACCCCGGCCACCGCCAGCTCGAACCGCACCGACGAGGTGCTGGCGACGGCGACCGGCATCTTCGGCGGCATGGAGCCGGTCGAGAACGTGGTCTCGATCCGCGGCTTCAGCTTCTCGGGACGCGGGCCGAACGCCGGGCTGATGTTCGTCACCTTCAAGGACTGGGCCGAACGCGACCAGTCGGCGCAGGACATCGCCAATGCCGCGAACATGCAGCTGTTCGGCCAGCAGGACGCGCAGGCCTTCGCGCTGTCGCCGCCGCCGATCCCCGGCTTCGGCACCACCGGCGGCTTCAGCTTCCGGCTGCAGGACCGCGGCGGGCAGGGGCAAGAGGCGCTGCTGGCCGCCGCCCAGCAGATCATGGCCAAGGCGCAGGAGGGCGGCGTCGTCACCGGGCTGCGCATCGAGGGCCTGCCCTCGGCCGCGCAGGTCTTCGTCACCATCGACCGCGAAAAGGCCAATGCCTTCGGCGTGACCTTCGCCGATATCTCGGCCACGATCTCGCAATACCTCGGCTCGGCCTATATCAACGACTTCCCCAATGCCGGGAAGATGCAGCGCGTGGTCATGCAGGCCGAGGATGACAGCCGCATGCAGGCCGAGGACATCCTGAAGCTGACCGTGCGCAACGCCAACGGCGGTATGGTGCCGTTTTCCTCCTTCGCCAGCGTCAACTGGGAGCAGGGGCCGTCGCAGGTCGTGGGCTATAATGGCTATCCCTCGATCCGCATCGCCGGGCAGGCGGCGCCGGGCTACAGCTCGGGCGCGGCCATGGACGAGATGGCGCGGCTGGCGGGCGAGCTGCCGCAGGGCTTCGGCTATGAATGGACCGGGCAATCGCTCGAGGAAATCCAGGCCGGCAGCCAGGCGACGCTGCTTTACGCGATGAGCATCCTGTTCGTGTTCCTGCTGCTGTCGGGGCTTTACGAAAGCTGGTCGATCCCCTTGTCGGTGATGCTGGTGGTGCCGCTGGGCGTGCTGGGCTGCGTCGCCGCGGTCATGCTGCGCGACATGCCGAACGACATCTACTTCAAGGTGGGCCTGATCGCCATCATCGGGCTTTCGGCCAAGAACGCCATCCTGATCGTCGAATTCGCCAAGGATCTGCGCGAGCAGGGCCAAAGCCTGATCGAGGCGGCGGTGACGGCGGCGAAGCTGCGCTTCCGGCCGATCCTGATGACCTCGCTGGCGTTCACGCTGGGCGTGGTGCCGCTGGCCATCGCCACCGGCCCCTCGGCCGCCAGCCAGAACGCCATCGGCACCGGGGTGATCGGCGGCATGGTCGCGGCAACGGTGCTGGCGATCTTCTTCGTGCCGGTGTTCTTCGTCTTCGTGCTGGGCCTGTTCAGCCGCCTTGCCGGCGGACGGGCGCAGGACCACGAAACCCATACGGCAACCCGCAAGGCGGGCTGA
- a CDS encoding response regulator: MSASRHILIVDDDPEIRTLLRRYLEGQGFRVSTAADRRECEARVTDGNPDLIVLDVMLPDGSGLDICRSLHERRPELRIILLTALKEDVDRIIGLELGADDYLGKPFNPRELVARIKAVLRRSGGDEAPAPEPRIYRFAGFEVDPGQRRVLAADGSEIELTGAEFDLLRVFLERPGRLLSRDQLLDLTQGRDRDPLDRSIDVLMSRLRRKLAERHDAPIFRTVRNGGYQMAVPVTSQGVAAP; this comes from the coding sequence ATGTCCGCGTCCAGGCATATCCTGATCGTCGACGACGACCCCGAGATCCGCACCCTGCTGCGCCGCTATCTCGAGGGCCAGGGCTTCCGCGTCTCGACCGCCGCCGACCGCCGGGAATGCGAGGCGCGGGTGACGGACGGCAATCCCGACCTGATCGTGCTGGACGTGATGCTGCCCGACGGCTCGGGCCTCGACATCTGCCGCAGCCTGCACGAGCGCCGGCCCGAGCTGCGCATCATCCTGCTGACCGCGCTCAAGGAGGACGTGGACCGCATCATCGGGCTGGAGCTCGGCGCCGACGACTACCTGGGCAAGCCCTTCAACCCGCGCGAGCTGGTCGCCCGCATCAAGGCGGTCCTGCGCCGCAGCGGCGGCGACGAGGCGCCGGCGCCCGAACCCCGCATCTACCGCTTCGCCGGCTTCGAGGTCGATCCCGGCCAGCGCCGCGTCCTGGCCGCCGACGGCAGCGAGATCGAGCTGACCGGCGCCGAATTCGACCTGCTGCGGGTCTTCCTGGAACGGCCCGGGCGGCTCTTGTCGCGCGACCAGCTGCTGGACCTGACCCAGGGCCGCGACCGCGATCCGCTGGACCGTTCGATCGACGTGCTGATGAGCCGGCTGCGCCGCAAGCTGGCCGAGCGCCACGACGCGCCGATCTTCCGCACCGTCCGGAACGGCGGCTACCAGATGGCGGTGCCCGTCACCAGCCAAGGGGTGGCGGCGCCGTGA
- a CDS encoding efflux RND transporter periplasmic adaptor subunit: protein MRKPVLTVLILVAVLAALAAAVWRGEGQAQSQSYLTAAVTRGDVEVTVLAEGKLKPSNLVAVGAQASGRITRLAVKLGDRVAKGDLIAEIDSVTQQNQLRTAEAALANLRAQHSEKQSVLALAEKTLARQQNLVRSAAASRSDFDSAEQAVAAARAQLAALEAQIAEAEVAIETAEANLGYTRITAPSAGTVLAIVNQAGQTVNAVQSSPTIAVLGGLDRMNVHAEISEADIGKVQPGQRVRFTLLDDSGRSYEGRLDSIAPAPQSIVNDSAVNPDSTTDSDSSAVYYIGIIPVENPDGALRTYMTAQVSILLGQAKGVLTVPATALGPPSRDGTQTVRVLAGGAPQTREVRIGLNDKVVAEVVSGLAEGEQVILSEQAAGAAAGGGSARGGRMMGPPPLGG from the coding sequence ATGCGCAAGCCCGTCCTGACCGTCCTGATCCTTGTCGCTGTCCTGGCGGCACTGGCTGCGGCGGTTTGGCGGGGCGAGGGCCAGGCGCAGAGCCAAAGCTACCTGACCGCGGCCGTCACGCGCGGCGATGTCGAGGTCACGGTGCTGGCCGAGGGCAAGCTGAAGCCGTCGAACCTGGTCGCGGTCGGGGCGCAGGCCTCGGGGCGGATCACCCGGCTGGCGGTGAAACTGGGCGACCGGGTCGCGAAAGGCGACCTGATCGCCGAGATCGACTCGGTCACGCAGCAGAACCAGCTGCGCACCGCCGAGGCCGCGCTGGCGAACCTGCGCGCGCAGCACAGCGAGAAGCAATCCGTGCTGGCGCTGGCCGAAAAGACGCTGGCACGGCAGCAGAACCTGGTGCGCTCGGCCGCCGCGTCGCGCAGCGATTTCGACAGCGCCGAGCAGGCGGTCGCGGCCGCCCGCGCCCAGCTTGCCGCGCTCGAGGCCCAGATCGCCGAGGCCGAGGTCGCCATCGAGACCGCCGAGGCGAATCTCGGCTATACCCGCATCACCGCCCCCAGCGCCGGCACGGTGCTGGCCATCGTGAACCAGGCCGGGCAGACGGTGAACGCGGTGCAATCCTCGCCCACCATCGCGGTCCTGGGCGGGCTCGACCGCATGAACGTCCATGCCGAGATCTCCGAGGCCGACATCGGCAAGGTCCAGCCCGGCCAGCGCGTGCGCTTCACCCTGCTCGACGACAGCGGCCGCAGCTACGAGGGCCGGCTGGACTCCATCGCGCCGGCGCCGCAGAGCATCGTCAACGACAGCGCGGTCAATCCCGACAGCACCACCGACAGCGACAGCAGCGCGGTCTATTACATCGGCATCATCCCGGTCGAGAACCCGGACGGCGCGCTGCGCACCTACATGACCGCGCAGGTCAGCATCCTGCTGGGCCAGGCGAAGGGCGTGCTGACCGTGCCGGCCACCGCGCTGGGACCGCCGAGCCGCGACGGCACCCAGACCGTGCGGGTGCTGGCCGGCGGCGCGCCCCAGACGCGCGAGGTCCGCATCGGGTTGAACGACAAGGTCGTGGCCGAGGTCGTCTCGGGCCTTGCCGAGGGCGAGCAGGTCATCCTGAGCGAGCAGGCCGCCGGTGCGGCTGCGGGCGGCGGTTCGGCGCGCGGCGGCCGGATGATGGGCCCGCCGCCCTTGGGAGGCTGA
- a CDS encoding MacB family efflux pump subunit, whose product MAAPLIRLAGICRDYPSGEGVLQVLRDIDLEIAQGEFVAITGASGSGKSTLMNILGCLDRPTTGSYRLDGHEVAQLDPNALASLRREFFGFIFQRYHLLSEMTALGNVEVPAIYRGLSAEARRRKARGLLDRLGMGQRLDHRPGQLSGGQQQRVSIARALVNDARVILADEPTGALDSRSGEEVLAILDELNAEGRTVIIVTHDPKVAARARRVIEIADGRIVADRGNRPAGAALAAPAPARAAAPILGRLAEALRMALLAMRAHKLRSFLTMLGIIIGIASVVSVVALGEGSRQRVLSNISGLGTNTLQIYPGRDFGDMRSGRVTTLVMADAEALARQAWAASVSPTVSSSQTLRHGATELSAQISGVGEQYFDVAGITLTQGRAFDAGDVAAMSQNVVIDENTRNSLFGEGGTALGQVFMAGKVPLRVIGVASVRQQGPGGSRNLTIYAPYTTVQARYLGTTSVSGLTLRVQDAVDMALAEQSVTELLTRRHGTKDFFTINNDEIRQTITATTQTLTLLISAIAVISLLVGGIGVMNIMLVSVTERIGEIGLRMAVGARRADIRSQFLIEAVLVCIIGGLAGILAALGFGLVFDRLSSDFSLVYSAMSMVLALASSCGIGLVFGYLPAVSASRLDPVAALSRD is encoded by the coding sequence ATGGCGGCGCCGCTGATCCGGCTTGCGGGCATCTGCCGCGACTATCCCTCGGGCGAGGGCGTGCTGCAGGTGCTGCGCGACATCGACCTGGAGATCGCGCAGGGTGAATTCGTCGCCATCACCGGCGCCTCGGGCTCGGGCAAGTCGACGCTGATGAACATCCTGGGCTGCCTCGACCGGCCCACGACGGGCAGCTACCGGCTGGACGGGCATGAGGTGGCGCAGCTCGACCCGAACGCGCTCGCCTCGCTCAGGCGCGAGTTCTTCGGCTTCATCTTCCAGCGCTACCACCTGCTTTCGGAAATGACCGCGCTCGGCAATGTCGAGGTGCCGGCGATCTATCGCGGCCTGTCCGCCGAGGCACGGCGGCGCAAGGCGCGCGGGCTCCTGGACCGGCTCGGCATGGGCCAGCGGCTGGACCACCGCCCCGGCCAGCTTTCGGGCGGCCAGCAGCAGCGGGTGTCGATCGCCCGGGCCCTGGTCAACGACGCCCGCGTCATCCTGGCCGACGAGCCGACCGGCGCGCTCGACAGCCGCAGCGGCGAGGAGGTGCTGGCGATCCTCGACGAGCTGAATGCCGAGGGCCGCACCGTCATCATCGTCACCCACGACCCCAAGGTCGCGGCCCGCGCCCGTCGCGTGATCGAGATCGCCGACGGCCGCATCGTGGCCGACCGCGGCAACCGCCCCGCCGGCGCCGCGCTGGCCGCGCCGGCACCCGCCCGGGCGGCGGCGCCGATCCTGGGCCGGCTGGCCGAGGCGCTGCGCATGGCGCTTCTGGCGATGCGCGCCCACAAGCTGCGCAGCTTCCTGACCATGCTGGGCATCATCATCGGCATCGCCTCGGTGGTCTCGGTCGTGGCCCTGGGCGAGGGCTCGCGCCAGCGGGTGCTGTCGAACATCTCGGGGCTGGGCACCAATACCTTGCAGATCTATCCCGGCCGCGACTTCGGCGACATGCGCTCGGGGCGGGTGACGACGCTGGTCATGGCCGATGCCGAGGCGCTGGCGCGGCAGGCTTGGGCGGCCTCGGTCAGCCCGACGGTCAGCTCCAGCCAGACCCTGCGCCACGGCGCGACCGAGCTTTCCGCCCAGATCAGCGGCGTGGGCGAGCAATATTTCGACGTGGCCGGCATCACCCTGACCCAGGGCCGCGCCTTCGATGCCGGCGACGTGGCGGCGATGAGCCAGAATGTCGTCATCGACGAGAACACCCGCAACAGCCTGTTCGGCGAGGGCGGCACGGCACTCGGCCAGGTCTTCATGGCCGGCAAGGTGCCGCTGCGGGTGATCGGCGTCGCCAGCGTGCGCCAGCAGGGGCCGGGCGGCAGCCGCAATCTGACGATCTATGCGCCCTATACCACGGTGCAGGCGCGCTATCTGGGCACGACCAGCGTCAGCGGCCTGACCCTGCGCGTGCAGGACGCGGTCGACATGGCCCTGGCCGAGCAATCCGTGACCGAGCTTCTGACCCGCCGCCACGGCACCAAGGATTTCTTCACCATCAACAACGACGAGATCCGCCAGACCATCACCGCGACGACGCAGACGCTGACGCTGCTGATCTCGGCCATCGCGGTGATCTCGCTGCTGGTGGGCGGCATCGGGGTGATGAACATCATGCTGGTCTCGGTCACCGAGCGCATCGGCGAGATCGGGCTGCGCATGGCGGTGGGGGCGCGGCGCGCCGACATCCGCTCGCAATTCCTGATCGAGGCGGTGCTGGTCTGCATCATCGGCGGCCTGGCCGGGATCCTGGCCGCGCTGGGGTTCGGCCTGGTCTTCGACCGGCTCAGCAGCGACTTCAGCCTGGTCTATTCGGCCATGTCCATGGTCCTGGCGCTGGCCAGTTCCTGCGGCATCGGCCTGGTCTTCGGCTATCTGCCCGCCGTCAGCGCCTCGCGCCTCGATCCCGTCGCGGCCCTGTCGCGCGACTAG
- a CDS encoding helix-turn-helix domain-containing protein: MLSIGKLSGATGVKVPTIRYYEQIGLLPRAGRSTGNQRLYDRPAVERLAFIRHARELGFSLEDIRELLALADDPEKPCAAADLIAGRQLAAVNARLRRLEALRDELQRMLAQCSSGRIADCRVIEVLGNHALCAHDHAEEAGA, encoded by the coding sequence ATGCTGAGCATCGGCAAGCTGAGCGGCGCGACCGGGGTCAAGGTGCCCACGATCCGCTATTACGAACAGATCGGGCTGCTGCCTCGGGCCGGGCGCAGCACCGGCAACCAGCGGCTCTATGACCGGCCGGCGGTCGAGCGGCTGGCCTTCATCCGCCACGCGCGCGAGCTGGGCTTCTCGCTTGAGGATATCCGCGAATTGCTGGCGCTGGCCGACGATCCCGAAAAGCCCTGCGCCGCCGCCGACCTGATCGCCGGGCGCCAGCTGGCTGCAGTCAATGCCCGGCTGCGCCGGCTCGAGGCGCTGCGCGACGAATTGCAGCGCATGCTGGCGCAATGCAGCAGCGGGCGCATCGCCGATTGCCGGGTGATCGAGGTGCTGGGCAACCATGCGCTCTGCGCCCACGACCATGCCGAGGAGGCCGGGGCCTAG
- a CDS encoding TetR family transcriptional regulator, with translation MGRKRSIDRDELMLAIERVARRCGIAGLSIDAVAREAGISKSSVVYDFDSKAELLAAFTRHRISQHRADFQEMLARHQDQPNARLRAVIEKFRTAPTEEEIAMAMLISASMGENAECREIMRECLAEDAEQIAAEAGNKAKMLRALLTLHGMAFLEFFGFYRFDDKTRNEILDELMAVAESDPGADGDPDP, from the coding sequence GTGGGACGCAAACGCTCGATCGACCGTGACGAATTGATGCTGGCCATCGAAAGGGTGGCGCGGCGCTGCGGTATCGCGGGGCTCAGCATCGACGCCGTGGCGCGCGAGGCCGGCATCAGCAAGTCGAGCGTGGTCTATGACTTCGACAGCAAGGCCGAACTGCTTGCCGCCTTCACCCGCCACCGCATCTCGCAGCACCGCGCCGATTTCCAGGAGATGCTGGCCCGCCACCAGGACCAGCCCAACGCCCGGCTGCGCGCGGTGATCGAGAAATTCCGCACCGCGCCGACCGAGGAAGAGATCGCCATGGCCATGCTGATTTCCGCCAGCATGGGCGAGAATGCCGAATGCCGCGAGATCATGCGCGAATGCTTGGCCGAGGATGCCGAGCAGATCGCCGCCGAGGCCGGCAACAAGGCCAAGATGCTGCGCGCCCTGCTGACGCTGCACGGCATGGCCTTCCTGGAATTCTTCGGCTTCTACCGCTTCGACGACAAGACCCGCAACGAGATCCTCGATGAACTGATGGCGGTCGCGGAAAGCGACCCCGGCGCCGACGGAGACCCGGACCCCTAA
- a CDS encoding efflux RND transporter periplasmic adaptor subunit, protein MTNRSFPGLGAGLVLFCLSTVPALAQQLPPPQVSVQVMTPEALPVVNELPGRVAATRTAEVRPRVGGIVLERVFEQGGKVAAGDVLYRIDPAPFDVRVASAKGTLARAEATELNAADQEKRARALRERKVTAGVDLDNAATALAQARADVTIARAALQEAELNRSYTEVTAPISGVVGRALVTEGALVNAQTDIMATIQQLDPVYVDFTQSSSELFALRRALAAGQLAMMSAGEARVQLIFDDGSEYEHPGKLLFSEASVDSTTGQITLRAEFPNPDGNLLPGLYVRVRIEQAVRDNALTVPQMAVQRDQSGQAYVYALKGDDTVERRDVTLGQTSDNRWLVEEGLAPGDRVVVAGAQKLYPDAKVVPQPVAAAKPVPAGAAAAAEAPAGMPAASAKE, encoded by the coding sequence ATGACGAACAGATCTTTTCCCGGCCTCGGCGCCGGGCTGGTGCTTTTTTGCCTGTCGACCGTGCCCGCGCTGGCGCAGCAATTGCCGCCGCCGCAGGTCAGCGTGCAGGTGATGACCCCCGAGGCGCTGCCGGTGGTGAACGAATTGCCCGGCCGCGTCGCCGCCACCCGCACCGCCGAGGTGCGCCCCCGCGTCGGCGGCATCGTGCTGGAGCGGGTCTTTGAACAGGGCGGCAAGGTCGCGGCGGGCGACGTGCTCTATCGCATCGACCCGGCGCCCTTCGACGTGCGCGTCGCCAGCGCCAAGGGGACGCTGGCCCGCGCCGAGGCGACCGAGCTGAACGCCGCCGACCAGGAAAAGCGCGCCCGCGCCCTGCGCGAGCGCAAGGTGACGGCCGGGGTGGACCTGGACAATGCCGCGACCGCGCTGGCCCAGGCCCGGGCCGATGTCACCATCGCCCGCGCCGCCTTGCAGGAGGCCGAGCTGAACCGCAGCTATACCGAGGTCACGGCGCCGATCTCGGGCGTGGTCGGCCGCGCGCTGGTGACCGAGGGCGCGCTGGTCAATGCCCAGACCGACATCATGGCGACGATCCAGCAGCTGGACCCGGTCTATGTCGATTTCACCCAGTCGTCCTCGGAGCTCTTCGCGCTGCGCCGGGCGCTGGCCGCCGGCCAGCTGGCGATGATGTCCGCGGGCGAGGCCCGCGTGCAGCTGATCTTCGACGACGGCAGCGAATACGAACACCCCGGCAAGCTGCTGTTCTCGGAAGCCAGCGTGGACAGCACCACCGGCCAGATCACCCTGCGGGCGGAGTTCCCGAACCCGGACGGCAACCTGCTGCCCGGCCTCTATGTCCGCGTCCGCATCGAACAGGCGGTGCGCGACAACGCCCTGACCGTGCCGCAGATGGCGGTGCAGCGTGACCAGTCGGGCCAGGCCTATGTCTATGCGCTGAAGGGCGACGACACGGTCGAGCGGCGCGACGTGACCCTGGGCCAGACCAGCGACAACCGCTGGCTGGTCGAGGAGGGGCTTGCCCCCGGCGACCGCGTGGTCGTGGCGGGCGCGCAGAAGCTTTATCCCGACGCCAAGGTGGTGCCGCAGCCGGTCGCGGCGGCCAAGCCCGTGCCCGCCGGCGCCGCCGCCGCGGCCGAGGCGCCTGCCGGAATGCCTGCCGCATCGGCCAAGGAATAA
- a CDS encoding ATP-binding protein, protein MNSLQTRIVALLIAAIVSVVVLASFAATWVMQPPAPQATMEPVARQIHMTIALMGHGPAQDRPGRLQAAPAGGTADPHMTRFLQGALRRTGMPLQALVTREGPRQPLTASVRVGAQWLILQIPDLSPPPGRWKVLVLWLTLIVLGSAAISIHAARRLTRPLQLIEDAVDRVGPDGTLETIPETGSGEVQAAAKALNRLSRQLRGAMESRMRLVAAAGHDLRTPMTRMRLRAEFIEDEAERAKWLSDLEELDMIADSAIRLVREEVGVDGVQVLRLDLLLLDIAAELRAQGHAVETAALPPLRVSAGPIALKRALRNLIVNAATHGGGARVALARDGRNAVIRIEDDGPGVPPDLIERIFEPFFRVDQARRKSFPGAGLGMAISREIIERHQGSIAIRNRQPRGLEQLCTLPCA, encoded by the coding sequence GTGAACTCGCTCCAGACCCGGATCGTGGCGCTCTTGATCGCCGCCATCGTCTCGGTGGTGGTGCTGGCGAGCTTTGCCGCCACCTGGGTCATGCAGCCGCCGGCGCCGCAGGCGACGATGGAGCCGGTGGCGCGCCAGATCCACATGACCATCGCGCTGATGGGCCACGGCCCGGCGCAGGACCGGCCCGGCCGGCTGCAGGCGGCGCCGGCCGGCGGCACGGCCGATCCGCACATGACCCGCTTCCTGCAAGGCGCGCTGCGGCGCACCGGCATGCCGCTGCAGGCGCTGGTGACGCGCGAAGGGCCGCGCCAGCCGCTGACCGCCTCGGTCCGGGTCGGCGCGCAATGGCTGATCCTGCAGATCCCCGACCTGTCGCCGCCGCCCGGGCGCTGGAAGGTGCTGGTGCTGTGGCTGACCCTGATCGTGCTCGGCAGCGCCGCGATCTCGATCCATGCCGCGCGGCGCCTGACCCGGCCCCTGCAACTGATCGAGGATGCCGTCGACCGCGTCGGCCCGGACGGCACGCTGGAGACCATCCCCGAGACCGGCTCGGGCGAGGTGCAGGCCGCGGCCAAGGCGCTGAACCGGCTGTCGCGCCAGCTGCGCGGCGCCATGGAAAGCCGCATGCGGCTGGTCGCCGCGGCGGGCCACGACCTGCGCACGCCGATGACCCGCATGCGGCTGCGCGCCGAATTCATCGAGGACGAGGCCGAGCGGGCGAAATGGCTCTCGGACCTCGAGGAGCTGGACATGATCGCCGACAGCGCCATCCGCCTGGTGCGCGAGGAGGTCGGCGTGGACGGCGTGCAGGTCCTGCGCCTGGACCTTCTGCTTCTGGACATCGCCGCCGAGCTGCGCGCCCAGGGCCATGCGGTCGAGACCGCCGCCCTGCCCCCGCTTCGGGTCAGCGCCGGCCCGATCGCGCTGAAGCGGGCGCTGCGGAACCTGATCGTCAATGCCGCGACCCATGGCGGCGGCGCCCGCGTGGCGCTGGCCCGCGACGGCCGCAACGCGGTGATCCGCATCGAGGACGACGGCCCGGGCGTGCCGCCCGACCTGATCGAGCGGATCTTCGAGCCCTTCTTCCGCGTCGACCAGGCCCGGCGCAAATCCTTCCCCGGCGCGGGCCTGGGCATGGCGATCTCGCGCGAGATCATCGAGCGCCACCAGGGCAGCATCGCCATCCGCAACCGCCAGCCGCGCGGCCTGGAACAGCTCTGCACCCTGCCCTGCGCCTAG